The following proteins are encoded in a genomic region of Sesamum indicum cultivar Zhongzhi No. 13 linkage group LG8, S_indicum_v1.0, whole genome shotgun sequence:
- the LOC105168646 gene encoding protein PLASTID REDOX INSENSITIVE 2 isoform X1 (The sequence of the model RefSeq protein was modified relative to this genomic sequence to represent the inferred CDS: added 26 bases not found in genome assembly), which translates to MDWAMSAAAPSLLQSSSSSSKFFLFPFKLCGLTPVSSSRTIPKTLAYHAPHSLLIFRNRNSNFICRAEKEYKFPDPIPEFADSVSIAINLFNSLTLPSAAFVSKETEKFETHLFKKLSKKDIFGDSIDEVVGICTQIFNEFLHAEYGGPGTLLVIPFIDMADTINERGLPGGPQAARAAVKWAQAHVDKDWKEWTST; encoded by the exons ATGGATTGGGCTATGTCAGCAGCAGCGCCTTCACTTCTTCAATCTTCTTCCTCATCTTCAAAATTCTTCTTATTTCCCTTTAAATTATGTGGCTTAACTCCAGTTTCCTCATCTAGAACTATACCTAAAACCCTTGCTTATCATGCTCCGCAttctttacttatttttagaaatagaaATTCTAACTTCATCTGCAGGGCTGAAAAGGAGTACAAATTCCCTGACCCAATTCCAGAATTTGCTGATTCCGTGAGCATTGCTATCAATCTTTTCAACTCTCTCACTTTACCTTCTGCTGCTTTTGTATCAAAg GAGACTGAAAAATTTGAGACCCATTTGTTTAAGAAATTGTCCAAGAAAGATATTTTTGGAGATTCTATAGATGAAGTTGTTGGAATCTGTACACAG ATCTTCAACGAATTCTTGCATGCTGAGTATGGTGGTCCAGGAACACTATTGGTCATTCCGTTCATTGACATGGCTGATACAATAAACGAGAGAGGCTTACCTGGTGGACCTCAGGCTGCCCGAGCTGCAGTTAAATGGGCTCAAGCTCATGTTGACAAGG
- the LOC105168211 gene encoding UDP-glycosyltransferase 74B1 produces MEPPHVIVLPYPSQGHINPLLQFAKRLASKGVKATLATTHYTLRSIGAGAVAVEPISDGFDHGGFAEAHNEDTYLKSFRENGSKSLSKLIWKYKNTSSPVSCIIYDSFLPWALDVAKQHGIFGASFFTNSATVCAVFSHIHRGTLTLPVKMEHEPLLLPGLPPLYDCDIPGFIKVPESYPAYLAMKMNQFLNLDKADFVFDNSFQELEGQEATSVEKWWPAKLIGPMVPSAYLDGRIEGDKGYGASLWKPLSEQCTSWLKTKPQESVIYISFGSMVSLTSKQMAEIAWALTCSNSYFLWVVRETERRKLPTHFVESTNGKGLIVAWCNQLELLAHPAVGCFVTHCGWNSTLEGLSLGMPMVAIPQWSDQMTDAKFIEDIWRVGVRAKEDEFGIASREEVLFCLKEVMEGERSEEMKRNARKWRELAKRAIDEGGSSDKAIDEFVKQLKISTGKGEQEA; encoded by the exons ATGGAACCCCCACATGTTATAGTCCTTCCATATCCAAGCCAGGGCCACATAAACCCTCTCCTCCAATTCGCCAAACGCCTCGCCTCCAAGGGTGTCAAGGCCACCCTAGCCACCACACACTACACCCTGCGGTCCATTGGAGCCGGAGCCGTCGCGGTGGAGCCCATCTCCGATGGGTTCGACCATGGCGGGTTTGCAGAAGCACATAATGAAGATACGTATCTTAAGTCATTCAGGGAGAATGGGTCCAAATCCTTGTCGAAACTCATCTGGAAGTACAAAAACACTAGCTCTCCAGTAAGTTGCATAATCTACGACTCGTTTTTGCCGTGGGCGCTTGATGTTGCCAAGCAACATGGTATATTTGGGGCGTCGTTTTTCACCAACTCCGCCACGGTGTGTGCAGTTTTCAGCCACATACACCGAGGCACGCTGACGTTGCCCGTGAAAATGGAACACGAGCCTTTGTTGTTGCCTGGTTTGCCACCGTTGTACGATTGTGATATCCCGGGATTCATCAAGGTTCCAGAAAGCTACCCCGCGTACTTGGCTATGAAAATGAATCAGTTCTTGAACCTGGACAAAGCTGATTTCGTGTTCGATAACTCCTTCCAAGAACTAGAAGGCCAG GAGGCAACAAGTGTGGAGAAATGGTGGCCAGCAAAACTGATAGGGCCAATGGTCCCCTCAGCATACTTGGATGGGAGAATTGAAGGAGACAAGGGGTATGGAGCCAGTTTATGGAAGCCACTGAGTGAACAATGCACGTCATGGCTCAAAACAAAACCACAAGAATCAGTCATTTACATCTCATTTGGCAGCATGGTCTCACTGACCTCAAAACAGATGGCAGAGATAGCATGGGCACTAACCTGCAGCAACTCATATTTCCTATGGGTTGTGAGGGAAACGGAACGACGAAAGCTTCCTACCCACTTTGTGGAATCCACAAACGGTAAGGGTTTGATAGTTGCATGGTGCAACCAGCTCGAATTGCTGGCTCATCCAGCCGTCGGCTGCTTCGTCACACACTGTGGGTGGAACTCGACGCTAGAAGGATTGTCGCTAGGCATGCCAATGGTGGCAATCCCACAATGGTCCGACCAAATGACAGACGCAAAGTTCATAGAGGATATATGGCGAGTGGGAGTTAGAGCTAAGGAGGATGAGTTTGGGATTGCAAGCAGAGAAGAGGTTCTTTTTTGTCTTAAAGAAGTTATGGAAGGGGAGAGGAGTGAGGAGATGAAGAGGaatgcaagaaaatggagagagTTAGCTAAAAGAGCAATTGATGAAGGGGGAAGCTCAGACAAGGCCATTGATGAATTTGTCAAGCAGTTGAAGATTAGTACGGGTAAAGGAGAGCAAGAGGCCTAA
- the LOC105168213 gene encoding DNA polymerase lambda isoform X2, which translates to MAPKAKNKSPPSDPNGMFSGMAVFSVRKGVQARRLQIWKQKLVQMGARVEDRFSRRVSHIFAVDLNALLQEINRESLKRFEGWLEDSLRAGEKVPEASYILSMDSEQDYRSKVTQGNHLKHTNGNHLSIEDPSPPKKIKTCSEEYKAVGSEKKDQVSIDAPNYSSKSDSANSSCRSAHSLSPEVTSLSLDGQNGAVSSSDTSLLYSPPDLNRNITEIFGKLIDIYRALGDDRRSFSYYKAIPVIEKLPFKIESADQVKHLPGIGKSLQDHIQEIANTGKLSKLEHFEKDEKVRTISLFGEVWGIGPATASKLYDKGHRTLDDLKNEESLTNSQRLGLKYFDDIKTRIPRHEVQEMESLLQKVGEEILPGVVIICGGSYRRGKASCGDMDIVITHPDGKSHTGFLPKFVKHLKDKNFLREDLVYSIHSEEGTDSGVDTYFGLCTYPGRELRHRIDFKVYPRDIYAFGLIAWTGNDVLNRRLRLLAESKGFRLDDTGLFPATHGSGGKRGSKGSASLKFGTEKEVFDFLGFPWLEPNQRNL; encoded by the exons ATGGCGCCAAAGGCTAAGAACAAATCTCCGCCGTCTGATCCTAATGGAATGTTCTCCGGGATGGCGGTGTTCTCGGTCAGAAAAGGCGTCCAAGCTCGTCGGCTCCAG atttggAAGCAAAAATTGGTTCAAATGGGGGCTAGAGTTGAGGATCGTTTTTCCCGAAGGGTTAGCCACATTTTCGCGGTGGATTTAAATGCACTTCTCCAAGAAATTAACAGGGAAAGCTTGAAGCGGTTCGAGGGA TGGCTAGAGGACAGCTTGAGAGCAGGAGAAAAAGTGCCTGAAGCCTCATACATCCTGTCAATGGACTCTGAACAAGATTATAGGAGCAAAGTTACTCAGGGGAACCATCTGAAACATACCAATGGAAATCATTTGAGTATTGAAGATCCATCTCCACCAAAGAAGATTAAAACCTGTTCTGAGGAGTACAAAGCTGTTGGGTCCGAAAAAAAAGACCAAGTTTCAATTGATGCCCCTAATTATTCCTCAAAATCGGATAGTGCTAACAGCTCATGCCGCTCTGCGCACTCTTTAAGCCCAGAAGTCACAAGTCTGAGTTTGGATGGTCAAAATGGAGCT GTCTCATCATCTGATACATCATTGCTTTATAGTCCTCCTGATCTGAACAGGAATATTACTGAGATATTTGGAAAGCTTATTGACATTTACCGAG CCCTGGGTGATGACCGGAGGTCTTTTAGCTATTATAAGGCTATCCCCGTTATTGAAAAATTgccttttaaaattgaaagcGCAGACCAGGTCAAACATCTACCTGGGATAGGAAAGTCATTGCAGGATCAC ATTCAGGAAATAGCGAACACTGGAAAGTTATCCAAGTTGGAGCACTTCGAGAAGGATGAGAAG GTACGCACCATAAGTTTATTTGGAGAAGTATGGGGCATTGGACCTGCCACAGCGTCAAAACTTTACGATAAAGGACACAGGACTCTGgatgatttgaaaaatgaggAATCATTAACAAATTCCCAGAGGTTAGGCTTGAAATACTTTGATGACATCAAGACAAGAATTCCACGGCATGAG GTCCAAGAAATGGAAAGTCTTCTACAAAAAGTTGGAGAAGAGATTTTGCCTGGG GTAGTAATTATTTGTGGAGGATCATATAGACGTGGAAAGGCTTCTTGTGGGGATATGGACATTGTGATTACACATCCTGATGGAAAAAG TCATACTGGATTTCTCCCGAAGTTTGTGAAGCATCTTAAGGATAAAAACTTCTTGAGAGAGGATCTGGTCTATAGCATACACAGTGAGgag GGCACTGATTCTGGAGTGGATACATATTTTGGTCTTTGCACTTATCCTGGTCGAGAGTTACGACACCGCATAGATTTCAAG GTTTATCCAAGGGATATTTATGCATTTGGATTAATAGCATGGACAGGGAATGATGTATTAAACAGGAG GCTGAGATTATTAGCAGAATCAAAAGGATTCAGACTCGATGACACAGGATTGTTTCCTGCCACTCATGGTTCAGGCGGCAAACGG GGGAGCAAAGGCAGTGCAAGCTTGAAGTTTGGAACTGAAAAGGAGGTGTTTGATTTCCTCGGATTCCCATGGCTCGAGCCTAATCAGAGGAATTTGTGA
- the LOC105168646 gene encoding protein PLASTID REDOX INSENSITIVE 2 isoform X2 (The sequence of the model RefSeq protein was modified relative to this genomic sequence to represent the inferred CDS: added 26 bases not found in genome assembly): MDWAMSAAAPSLLQSSSSSSKFFLFPFKLCGLTPVSSSRTIPKTLAYHAPHSLLIFRNRNSNFICRAEKEYKFPDPIPEFADSETEKFETHLFKKLSKKDIFGDSIDEVVGICTQIFNEFLHAEYGGPGTLLVIPFIDMADTINERGLPGGPQAARAAVKWAQAHVDKDWKEWTST, translated from the exons ATGGATTGGGCTATGTCAGCAGCAGCGCCTTCACTTCTTCAATCTTCTTCCTCATCTTCAAAATTCTTCTTATTTCCCTTTAAATTATGTGGCTTAACTCCAGTTTCCTCATCTAGAACTATACCTAAAACCCTTGCTTATCATGCTCCGCAttctttacttatttttagaaatagaaATTCTAACTTCATCTGCAGGGCTGAAAAGGAGTACAAATTCCCTGACCCAATTCCAGAATTTGCTGATTCC GAGACTGAAAAATTTGAGACCCATTTGTTTAAGAAATTGTCCAAGAAAGATATTTTTGGAGATTCTATAGATGAAGTTGTTGGAATCTGTACACAG ATCTTCAACGAATTCTTGCATGCTGAGTATGGTGGTCCAGGAACACTATTGGTCATTCCGTTCATTGACATGGCTGATACAATAAACGAGAGAGGCTTACCTGGTGGACCTCAGGCTGCCCGAGCTGCAGTTAAATGGGCTCAAGCTCATGTTGACAAGG
- the LOC105168212 gene encoding DEAD-box ATP-dependent RNA helicase 22 — MLPLQRSVPMLNTCRTSLYFPKIFSLFASTHSLTSLTTLSFATTNNSRPLRTHKTRALGTTASAAAGRNGSDADTFLAEESVSWACLGVSDCVSRALCNVGLHRPSLVQAACIPAILAGADVVVAAETGSGKTHGYLVPLIHKLCSKTDVSEGALDDVKLKKHHHVSLVLCPNVMLCEQVVRMANSLCDGSGEPLLKTAAICGRQGLSVKEPDIIVSTPVALLNYLYAIDPEKRRRADIIRGVKYVVFDEADLLLCGSFQNQVIRLINMLRFDEKQLSRLQSSDAGADDAASSPTKASDTEEDVQADFILEEVEDTDDTSAEDSDTESKGRNRKDWRRVRKLYDRSKQYIFVAATLPLNGKRTAGGILKRMFPDASWVNGNYLHRQNPRLEQKWVEVTTETQVDVLIDAVSNGLKTNMDSASGVVRTMVFANTVEAAEAVAKILTGANIKCVRYHSNISLEERTENLVDFQEKGGVFVCTDAAARGLDIPKVSHVIQAEFAGSAVDFLHRVGRTARAGQHGLVTSLFTESNRDLVAAVRQAEEVGLPVEKAFSRKRSFRNKLKKRGLSQRSGASSVRLPLPA; from the exons ATGCTTCCGCTGCAGCGTTCAGTTCCAATGCTAAATACTTGCAGAACTTCGTTGTATTTTCCCAAGATTTTCTCGCTTTTTGCAAGCACCCATTCCTTAACATCACTTACGACGTTATCTTTTGCTACCACCAACAATTCTCGCCCACTCAGGACGCACAAAACTCGAGCACTTGGAACTACAGCCTCTGCCGCCGCCGGAAGAAATGGAAGCGACGCCGATACGTTCTTGGCGGAAGAAAGCGTTTCGTGGGCTTGTCTTGGAGTTTCGGATTGTGTCTCACGTGCCCTTTGTAATGTTGGGCTGCATAGACCCTCTCTAGTCCAg GCCGCCTGTATACCAGCCATTCTTGCAGGAGCTGATGTCGTTGTTGCCGCAGAGACAGGAAGTGGTAAAACTCATGGATACTTAGTGCCTCTGATTCACAAATTATGCAGCAAAACAGACGTGTCAGAAGGAGCTTTGGATGATGTGAAATTGAAGAAGCATCACCATGTTTCCCTTGTGCTCTGCCCTAATGTGATGCTGTGTGAGCAAGTAGTTCGCATGGCTAACTCCCTTTGTGATGGTTCTGGTGAGCCACTTCTCAAAACTGCCGCCATTTGTGGCCGTCAG GGATTGTCAGTTAAAGAACCCGATATAATAGTTTCGACGCCAGTTGCATTGCTAAACTACCTTTATGCAATTGACCCCGAAAAACGTAGACGTGCTGATATTATACGTGGTGTCAAATATGTG GTTTTTGATGAAGCAGACCTGCTGCTATGTGGGAGTTTTCAAAACCAAGTAATCCGCCTTATAAATATGCTTCGTTTTGATGAGAAGCAGTTGTCTCGATTGCAAAGTTCAGATGCTGGGGCAGATGATGCTGCTTCTTCTCCCACTAAAGCCTCTGATACAGAAGAAGATGTACAAGCAGATTTCATTCTGGAGGAAGTAGAAGATACTGATGACACATCTGCTGAGGACTCTGACACTGAATCTAAGGGTAGAAACAGAAAAGACTGGAGGAGggtgagaaaattatatgatCGAAGTAAGCAATACATATTTGTTGCAGCCACCCTTCCTCTGAATGGGAAGAGAACTGCTGGAGGAATTTTGAAACGGATGTTTCCAGATGCCAGTTGGGTTAATGGGAATTATCTCCATCGCCAAAATCCAAG GTTGGAGCAGAAGTGGGTTGAAGTTACAACTGAGACGCAGGTGGATGTACTTATAGATGCTGTCAGCAATGGACTTAAAACCAATATGGATTCTGCTTCTGGAGTAGTTCGGACCATGGTGTTTGCAAACACTGTCGAAGCTGCTGAAGCCGTTGCTAAAATTTTGACAGGAGCTAATATCAAATGTGTGCGCTACCATAGCAACATCTCTCTGGAAGAGCGAACGGAAAATTTAGTTGATTTCCAGGAGAAGGGTGGTGTTTTTGTGTGTACTGATGCTGCCGCCCGTGGCCTTGACATACCTAAGGTTTCACATGTTATTCAG GCGGAATTTGCTGGTTCTGCTGTAGACTTTTTGCACAGAGTTGGTCGGACAGCCAGAGCTGGTCAACACGGCCTTGTCACAAGCCTTTTTACAGAATCAAACCGAGATCTTGTTGCTGCAGTTCGTCAGGCTGAAGAAGTGGGCTTACCCgtg GAAAAGGCATTTAGCAGAAAGAGAAGTTTCAGAAACAAACTTAagaagagag GTCTCAGTCAACGGAGCGGTGCATCATCAGTTCGACTCCCGCTTCCAGCATAA
- the LOC105168213 gene encoding DNA polymerase lambda isoform X1, with translation MAPKAKNKSPPSDPNGMFSGMAVFSVRKGVQARRLQIWKQKLVQMGARVEDRFSRRVSHIFAVDLNALLQEINRESLKRFEGKVLNYQWLEDSLRAGEKVPEASYILSMDSEQDYRSKVTQGNHLKHTNGNHLSIEDPSPPKKIKTCSEEYKAVGSEKKDQVSIDAPNYSSKSDSANSSCRSAHSLSPEVTSLSLDGQNGAVSSSDTSLLYSPPDLNRNITEIFGKLIDIYRALGDDRRSFSYYKAIPVIEKLPFKIESADQVKHLPGIGKSLQDHIQEIANTGKLSKLEHFEKDEKVRTISLFGEVWGIGPATASKLYDKGHRTLDDLKNEESLTNSQRLGLKYFDDIKTRIPRHEVQEMESLLQKVGEEILPGVVIICGGSYRRGKASCGDMDIVITHPDGKSHTGFLPKFVKHLKDKNFLREDLVYSIHSEEGTDSGVDTYFGLCTYPGRELRHRIDFKVYPRDIYAFGLIAWTGNDVLNRRLRLLAESKGFRLDDTGLFPATHGSGGKRGSKGSASLKFGTEKEVFDFLGFPWLEPNQRNL, from the exons ATGGCGCCAAAGGCTAAGAACAAATCTCCGCCGTCTGATCCTAATGGAATGTTCTCCGGGATGGCGGTGTTCTCGGTCAGAAAAGGCGTCCAAGCTCGTCGGCTCCAG atttggAAGCAAAAATTGGTTCAAATGGGGGCTAGAGTTGAGGATCGTTTTTCCCGAAGGGTTAGCCACATTTTCGCGGTGGATTTAAATGCACTTCTCCAAGAAATTAACAGGGAAAGCTTGAAGCGGTTCGAGGGA AAAGTTCTCAACTATCAGTGGCTAGAGGACAGCTTGAGAGCAGGAGAAAAAGTGCCTGAAGCCTCATACATCCTGTCAATGGACTCTGAACAAGATTATAGGAGCAAAGTTACTCAGGGGAACCATCTGAAACATACCAATGGAAATCATTTGAGTATTGAAGATCCATCTCCACCAAAGAAGATTAAAACCTGTTCTGAGGAGTACAAAGCTGTTGGGTCCGAAAAAAAAGACCAAGTTTCAATTGATGCCCCTAATTATTCCTCAAAATCGGATAGTGCTAACAGCTCATGCCGCTCTGCGCACTCTTTAAGCCCAGAAGTCACAAGTCTGAGTTTGGATGGTCAAAATGGAGCT GTCTCATCATCTGATACATCATTGCTTTATAGTCCTCCTGATCTGAACAGGAATATTACTGAGATATTTGGAAAGCTTATTGACATTTACCGAG CCCTGGGTGATGACCGGAGGTCTTTTAGCTATTATAAGGCTATCCCCGTTATTGAAAAATTgccttttaaaattgaaagcGCAGACCAGGTCAAACATCTACCTGGGATAGGAAAGTCATTGCAGGATCAC ATTCAGGAAATAGCGAACACTGGAAAGTTATCCAAGTTGGAGCACTTCGAGAAGGATGAGAAG GTACGCACCATAAGTTTATTTGGAGAAGTATGGGGCATTGGACCTGCCACAGCGTCAAAACTTTACGATAAAGGACACAGGACTCTGgatgatttgaaaaatgaggAATCATTAACAAATTCCCAGAGGTTAGGCTTGAAATACTTTGATGACATCAAGACAAGAATTCCACGGCATGAG GTCCAAGAAATGGAAAGTCTTCTACAAAAAGTTGGAGAAGAGATTTTGCCTGGG GTAGTAATTATTTGTGGAGGATCATATAGACGTGGAAAGGCTTCTTGTGGGGATATGGACATTGTGATTACACATCCTGATGGAAAAAG TCATACTGGATTTCTCCCGAAGTTTGTGAAGCATCTTAAGGATAAAAACTTCTTGAGAGAGGATCTGGTCTATAGCATACACAGTGAGgag GGCACTGATTCTGGAGTGGATACATATTTTGGTCTTTGCACTTATCCTGGTCGAGAGTTACGACACCGCATAGATTTCAAG GTTTATCCAAGGGATATTTATGCATTTGGATTAATAGCATGGACAGGGAATGATGTATTAAACAGGAG GCTGAGATTATTAGCAGAATCAAAAGGATTCAGACTCGATGACACAGGATTGTTTCCTGCCACTCATGGTTCAGGCGGCAAACGG GGGAGCAAAGGCAGTGCAAGCTTGAAGTTTGGAACTGAAAAGGAGGTGTTTGATTTCCTCGGATTCCCATGGCTCGAGCCTAATCAGAGGAATTTGTGA